In Candidatus Lokiarchaeota archaeon, the sequence CTTCCTGAACGTTTACTGATTCAGGTACTCGAACGAATTGGCTTGCGTTACCATAGGTTTGGATATTGAGGTTTCCTCTGTCATCCGTTGACAACACAGACACATTCTGTCCTTCTCTATCTTCTCCAACTATGAGGACTTTCTTGCTACCCGGCAGGGTTGGATAGCTTCTTGGTGTCATCAACGTGAATGTGTCGATAGAATCAAGCAAGATGTCCGATCTGGTTACGTTGGCTAGCCCCCATCCTTGTTCCATAGGGTCTTGGTCAAAATCAGTTGCGCCGGCCATGATTGCTGTTTTTGATTCGATAGGTCGTAAATACGGATACTTGCTCATTAATAGTGCAACGAGCCCAGCTATCTGGGGTGTTGATGCAGAGGTTCCAGAGAATTGGGTGTAGTGGGAACCATATTGGCTATAGTTGTAAATTGGGTACTCAAAAGAGCCAGCACTATCAGCCCTTCCAGACATTACATTCAGGCCAGGGGCTATGATATCTGGCTTCGCAAAAATTCCGTTTGGTTCAGCATACTGTCTGTTTACTGGACCTCTGCTGCTGAAAGCTACAACACCAGTTCCATCAGCAGAAGAGCCTACTGTAATAGCTTCTTCGAGGACTCCTGGAGAATTGATTGTGTATGCTGCGGGGCCGGTGTTACCCGCTGCGATCACTACAGTCACTCCTTCCTGAATAGCAGACTCTACAGCTAGCATGGACGGGTCTTCATTGGATATGTCAGCCATGGGCCCTCCCAAACTCAGTGAGATGACATCTGAGCCACTATTTACGGCAAATTCTATGCCCTGAGCGATGACTGAATCCTCACCAGCGCCATCTGCATCTAATACCTTGACGATGAGAAGCTTGGCTCCTGGGGCCATTCCTGTGTAGTTTCCCCCATTCATTTCTCCTGTGCCAGCAACGAGCCAAGAACACGCAGTACCATGTCCATTATCGTCATAGGCATCTACACCATCTGATGGTTCCATATCATCTTGATTGGAATCACTTACGAAGTCCTTGAATCCAACAAGCTGGTCCTCCAAATCTGGGTGATCTCCCTGGGCACCGCTATCTAGAACCGCTACCTTGATTCCTGTTCCATTGAATCCGTTTTCTATCAATGAATCGGTATCCAGAATCTCATCAGGATGGGTATAACCAAGATTTCCATCGTTATTAACCGCAATCTTCTCATTGCCTAACGTAACTTGGAGTTTGGAATCGAAATCCACCCGATCTATTAATGGGAAGCTCGCTAATTCCTTGATGGCACTCTTTTCTGCGTACAAGGACACAACCGGAATAAGTGAGAAGACATGTCTAATCACAATCTTCTCTAAGTCCGATTCATGCAAGAACTCACTCATTTCACGCTGAGAATACCCCTCTGGAAACTTCACCACAATGGGGATTTTCTCTTCGTTAGGAACCGAGTTCATTTTTTGGAGTAGTTCTGGTTCAATTTTGGGATGCTTTTCTGAAAAGTCAGCCTGAACTTCGTAAGACTGGGCCGGGACCATAGGCAGAAAAAGCAAGACTAGTATTCCAATCGCTAGAACAGTTAATTTAGGCCTAGGTGGTTGCTGCTTCAACTCAATCGAATCCTATCGCATGGAGTGAGTTCAATCATCTTATGAGTTTATTCTTGGAGGTGGTTTACTGATTGGAGTCCAGATGTTACTCGGAAAGTACGAGAGAGAAATCCAATAGCATTTTCGTGGATTTCTACTTGAAGAGAACACAAGGTGTTCAATCATGAGTAATAATAAGAAATGGAAATACAAGCGGCGTTTGCAGCTCAAGCATTTCTACGACGATGAATCCGGGAAGACGAGAAGAACCTGGATGGAGATACAATATCAGCCTCCTAAGAAAAGTCAGGAAGGCTGGGTAAATGATGGCAAAGTTAGAATCTCCCTTGGCGAAGATCGAGATGTGAAAGGTGCTTTCTTGCTTTCAATCGAGGAAGTGTGCCGACTTTTCAACTCCTTGAAAATGATCGCCGCAGAACATGAAGAGGAAAAGGCGAAACTCTGGGATCAGTAGCCATAGACTTCAATGTCTATTCCTCTTTGAGGTGGATTTCCCCCTCATATACTATGGCAGAGACCTGTCAATAAAACATATTTAACATGCGGATTACATAGGTATCTTGCTCAAAGAGGAGGTCCAACATTGGTCATCCCAGACTCGTATATGATACTACAGCCGACAATTGATTTCGTTTTTCCTGCTAGTGATTTGATAGCCGTCTTACCATACGTGTTCCCGTTGATTTTTCTAGGCACTCTTTTGCTTCTATATCAACGATATCTCCCTAGAGACGACATGAAGCGAAACTTACTCGTTCTTGTAGGTTTAGGAAGCTTCTTGGTCTCGATTCTTGCGATTCTCTATGCAGGATTCGGTTCAGTATGGTGGGGGCCAAGTGAATTGACATTTGGTTCTTGGTGGCCGTTGATACGCCGCTTGCAGCTAGTCACCGATATCGTGTTCGGTTCGGTGGTTATAGGCGTCGTTTATGTAGCAGCAGTAAGCGTGGTTCTTGGCTTGCTTTCTACTAGGATGGTTTCACCACCTGATTTAGACGCTGCAAAAATACAGCAGCAGACGAGTGAGATGAGAAAAGCATACACAAAAATGGAAGAAAGCTTCTCAGAGATTGAAGCTGAGAATAAACGCCTGAACGAGTTTCTTGGTGAACGTGAAGAAAAACTTCAGGACTTGCAGAATCAGGTTGAATCTCTACAAGCTGAGCTTGAAAATCGAGAAGAGACCCTCGCTGAGATGGAAGAGCAACTAGAGGCTGCAGCTGAGGTTGAAGTTGAACCCGAATATGATGTGGAAGAGATAATCCAAGAAGAGGTTAAGGAGAAGGAAGAAAAAATCCAAGCTCTTGAGGAACAGATTGAGAAGCTCAAAGAGGAACAGCCTGAGGGTGAAAAGACCATTCCCAAGGATGTTATGGAGAAGCTAAGTAGTATCCAACAAGAACTCAAGGAACGGGATCAGCGCCTTGATGAAATCGGTCGGCGTTCAGAAACAGCTTCTGAAGTGGCTGATAGTATAATATCTGACTTGGCTGAGCTTATTTCGAAAATTGAAGATAGCGCTCTTGAAACGCCCGCTAAGAAAGCACTGATCAAACTGCTTGAGGACATTGGAAGATCTATGAGCCGAATATCAGAAGAGGCGGAATCTGCTGAGAAAAAAGAAGGCAACGTAGAGATGATAGGGGCTGTTATGATGGTACACGAAATGGTTGATCGCATCAAACGAATGACTCGAAAAGAGTCATCTGCTTAATTGCGGGACATCAACTGATTTCCGCTAAGGCTACGAGTGCTGGGATAGCCATCTGGGAATCGACCTTTGCAACCTCCTCTTTGGGCTCTTGTGTTTCTGTAAGCTTACATACCCCCTCTGCCCCCCTTTGACTCCTTTCTGAAAAGATAAAACGTATATCCAATTACTCGTAAGGCTTAATAGGGGAGTGATATCTAAATCAGATAATCACAAACGTTGTGGAGAACGCGGAAGAGGAGATGTGCTTGTGAGCCCTCATACCAATTCATGCTCGCAGGTACTAGAGGTTTAGACCCAGAGAGTGTGCTATCTCACATTTGATGGCCAACTCTGTGGAATTATGTTTTCCACATAACTTTAGTGAGGATTGATTAAGAGATGAAGAAAAAGAATATTGCTCTCGTTCTGTTTCTTGTCGCAGCCATGAGCATATCGATGTTTTATGCTCCATCGGCTCCCGCGGCACAGACCGAGGTCAACACTCCTCCCGAATTCTCGCCTGAAGAGGTTGACGAAATTAACGACTTCTACGATGTCGTTAATCAGCCTAACTTCAGGCCAGAAGTCGATCCTCTACTTGCGTCTTGGCGTGAAACCCAAGAGCTTGATAGTAGAGTGGTCGAATTTAATGGGAAACCGAGTGTTTTGATTTTCGGTACTCCCGCGATGGACATGGACAGTATTGAAGAGATCGCAGAGGTCAGCTGGAGTGCTGATCTGCGGGTATTCAGTGTTGTGAAGGCATACTTGCCTACTACCGCTGCACTGAGTCACCTTGTCAAAATCGATGGTGTTACAACCGTCAAGGCTGACGAGGCCGCCATGTCACTAGGTAACGATTTGCAAAAGAACCTAGTGAAGTCAGAGGCACCACCTGCAGAAGTCTCCCCTGACATGTTCGAAATCCGCGAAGTTGTGGGTGCAACTGGTACCACCGCTAGTGGTTTCACTGGTGATGGTGTTGTTGTAGGCCACTTGGACACTGGTGCGGACTTCGGTCAACCTGATCTGCAAGACGCGTATCATGAGGATTCATACGATCCGACTGGTTACGGTTTGACGTTGAGTAACTATCATGCAAACTCAACCAACGTTGCTAACGTAACCGAGTGGCTTGCTGGTGGTAACCTGCTTACCTACGAGAAGGGTGGCAAGTACTACCTGAATGTCGCTGGTTGGGACCCTGTTGTGAACAACAACGGCGGTGGCCGACACCTGATGGGGCTTCTACCTCCATATGGTAATGGCTATCCATACGGGTCCGTAGTTGGTTTCATTGGATTGTATGAGTGGGCATATGGCCTAGAAGGACAAGGCATTTCAGAATTCATTGCAAATGAAATCTGGAAGGACTGGGAGATTCCTGATCCTGCAAATGTGCAGGGCAACTACAGCTTTGGTTGGGTCTTCCAGCAGAGACAGAGTCCTTACACAAAGGCTTTCGCTCCGACCCTTGTATTCAATTCTACAGCTGATGACAACTATCATCTTGTCGTTGACTGGGAAGGTGCAGAAGGTTGGACAGCCATGTGGAACGGCGCCATATACTACGAGTCCCTGAACCTTGATACCTATGCAGACAGGGCTCAGATCAAAGCCCTATTTGACTGGAGTTTCGTCGATGACTTTGAAGAAGAGACCTACCATGAAGGCAATCTGATTGTTGCCACCGATTATACTGGTGACGGCATTGATGATTTCAGCCTAGGTTCTCTCTGTTGGACACTGGATCCCGGCTTCTTTGCCGACGAGCCCATGTTCAAGTACTTCAGGTCAGACGGTGACGCATTCGCGCTATACTTCGATGCTGGTACACACGGTACCGCAACAGCCGGACACGTGGCTGCTCAAGGTACTTATGAGTACTACAACACCGACAACGGTACATCCTTCACGATGACAGGTATCGCACCTGACGCGAAGGTATTGTCCGTCAAGGCGATTACTTCAGCATCTGAGTTCGGTTCATACTTGTGGTCCTGCGGCTTTGACTACAATGCTACAACTGGAAAGTTCTACTATTCTGGGCATCACCAGGCAGACTTGGTTACCAACTCTTGGGGTTGGATCACTGAACCATTCAGTGAATTCGACTATCTATCCATGAGCTGGACTATTCTATCTGTACCAGACTACCTTGCTACTGGTTACCCCGGCGTTCTTCACGTATTTTCTGCGGGTAACGAAGGCTCTGGTTTCATGACAGGTGGTCCACCAGGATGCTCAGCGGGCGTATTGTCAGTTGGTGCATCAACAACCAGTCACTGGCTTGACTATCTCTATGGTCCTGACCAGGACCTCCAAGGCATCGCGAGCTTTACAAGCAAAGGTCCGGCAACTTCTGGCTACAACAAGCCTGATGTCGTTGCACCTGGTCTTGCTGGGTACTCGATTATGCCATGGTACGGTCAGTACTTCTATCCGTACTTCTATTGGGGTCCATACTGGTCTGGCACTGTACCTGATTACACACTATTCAGTGGTACAAGTCAGGCGGCACCTGTTGCTGCTGGTGTAACTGCTCTCGTGATTGAGGCGCTAGGCGATAATACGCCTGGTTTAGTAAAGACAATCATTCAGAGCACTGCTGATGATATGGGTTACGATCCAGCTACTCAGGGCTTTGGTCAAATCAACGCTGAAGCTGCCTGCGATTTCGTTGTGAACAATGCAGGTTGGCACACATGGAATTACGACTCCTTCAACAACTTGGCCGCGATTCTTGATGGACCGTGGTACAAGTGGGGTGTACTACCTCAGAGCTATTATGGTGGAGTCACAGTTGACAATGAGAACGAAACCCATCCAAGAGACATGCCTGATGGTGGACTCTACTTTGGTCAGCTTATGCCAGGAGAGAGCGCAACTATTGGTATGAATCTCTACGATGACTTGGGTACCATGGTCACGAGTCCTGCTGTTTCTACACAGGGCAAATACATGCGCGAGGCTGGTACATTCACCTTCACCAACGAGACATTCGTATACATGGACACTGTCGTTGATGGTGAAATGATGTACGGATATTACAACCTACGTGATCAGCTTGGGGACACTGACTACAATACGGTCATGAGCTCTAGCTACATGACAGTTAGTGTGGCCTTTGATGGTACCGAGGTTGCCGGTGCAGAACCATGGATGTTCTTGTATGATTGGTATGACCACAACAATGATGGTATGCCTAACCTGTTCAATGCCTCCTATGCTAACGTCACGGAGCTAACACGGGTTACAAGTGCAAGCGATCCCAGCAACACCAATATGATGCCAGCTGCAGTTCCAACTGGTACGCTGGGTGATACAACTGATGGTAATGCAACACTGGTGATACACGATCCAGTGTTTGACGCCGATCCAACAGCAGCGGGTCACAACTTCACTTGTTCAGTGACCTACTGGGAAGAAGTCAACACCGGTATGATTACTGCTGTTGATGACACAACAGACACCAACACGTTCAATGTCACTCTTACCGCGCCTGCTGATGCCGAGCCTGGTATCCACCAGGGTTACTTCGAGATTGATGGCGGCGCTCTGAGGGTACCTTGGAGCTACATGGTTGTCAAGAACATCACAGCAGCTGAAGGCGATGTCAACGTAATTACCGACGGTTGGGGCGCTGAGCTCGAGCCATACGATCAAGCAATGTACGGTTGCATGGGCTCTGACCCAGACGACTGGGACTTCAGGACTTATGCTATCCACAACCCGAACGAAAATGCTACCCACCTTGGGTTCAGAACCGTTTGGGGTGCTACAGGCAACGCAATGCACATGTCTGTCTACGATTCTAATGGTACACTGCTTGCTGAGAACGGCGCTGAGTTTGCTACGAGCACAGCAGTCATCGCTGACATCAGTGACTATGGCGAAGGCATGTTCTACCTCATGGTGCACCCGACAGCTCTGAACGGCACAGTTTACATGCCGGTCAACTACACGATGCACGTGATGTGGTACGAGGAGCTGACCACACAGGATCTCCAGCTCACCTGGACATCCAATGATCAGACAACACCACAGACCCTAGAGGATGGCGATGTGGCTACAGGCGATCACGTTGTGGTGAACGCGACCTACCCAGAGTTCAACTTGCCTAACCTGCCAGAGTACGAGGTTACATCCATCATGTCAGAGTTCCTTTCAGGACTCTACGAGACTAGGACTGGAGACCTTGTCATTCCAACATCCGGGTACGATCCATTCTCAGGCGCCATCGAGCTTGATGAATTCGCTTGGGAGATTGTGGACGGTATCAAGGAAGGCGACACCGTGAAAATCACAGGTGATTTCACCAATGGTGACTGTGACTTTATGGTGTGGCAGTACGGCACAGACAACTCCACCTGGACCTACGGCAACAACTTGATGGCAGACGATATGGCCACTGGTGACGTACCTGAGAAGGGCCAGTTCACAGCCGACTTTACCGGAGCTATTGCTATCGGTATCTTCGACTATGATGGTCAGCCTGGACAATACGAAGTCACAGTCGATACACTGGCTGGTGACTCCGCAACTAATCCGGCTGGAGCAATGGTGACATACGACACCTACTACCTAGTCAAGAACGGTACATTCCAGGTCAGAATCTCAGCTACAACCGGTACTAACATCAATCTAGAAGTGATGAACGACGGCATTACTTTCAACAACTTCTTTGCCCCTGACATCACCGATGTAAGCGTGACCGGTAGCGGCGCTGAGAAGCTTATCGAGTGGACTCCATACGATCTTAATGCGGGCGACGAGCACGAGTTTGAGGTACTCGTCTCTGCAGATGGAGGCACGACCTATCAGCTGCTAGCCAAGGAGCTGACTGTGACCAACTACACTTGGGACTCAACTGGATTCGAGGAACTCGACACTTACAAGATTCAAGTTCGTGTCGTTGACAACGATCCATCGATCAATCGTACGATCTACGAGTTACCAGGAGGTAACTGGCCAGGCCTCACAGGTAGAGGCTTCTCCGATACCTTCTCGGCTGGTACGGTGACAGTCACTGAGCCTACTGAGACAACAACCACTACAACCCCGCCTGGTCCTGGACCAGTACCTATCGATCCACTCATTCTCGGTTTGGTTGCTGGTATCGGTGCTGGCGTCGTAGTTGTGCTGATTCTCTTCTTAGTGAAGAGAAGGTAGTCTTACAGTTTAAAACGGGGACTTCGGTCCCCTATTCTTACTTTTTTTTTTGGCTTCTTCTCGACATCTACGTTATCCATCATCAGAGAATCAACTTCTCGATTTTACAGGTCAACATGTTATACGGACCTGGAATTTGGACTTTCAATGCATTGTGCTCTGTGTGGAGCTTAGAATGTGTTGAATTACAAAATGAGCTTTAACACTTGGGGGAGGGTGGGTTTCTGCGTCTAATCGACTTCAATCACGACTTCGGAAAGCGGTTTTCTACCTGTTTTGGTTTGTGGAGTCCCTTTGCCAAGTGGAATAATCGAAACGGGCCTGAACTCCTGAGATAGATCAAGAACTTCAGAAACCGTGTTCTCGTCGAATGCACCTACCCAGCATCCGGCATATCCTTTGAAGTGCGCGGCGAGCAAAACACCATATGTGAGAGCAGCCGTATCTTGAATCGAATACAACTCTCTACCGCGTTGCCCATATCTTTGAGCTGATTCTGAGGGTACGGCACATATTACTAAGGTTACAGGAGCTTGGCTAACAAAGCGCTGTCCATAGGCTGCTTCTGCCAGTTTTCTCTTCTTCGTATTGCCCTTTACAACAATAATTCTCCATGGTTGCCTATTACCTGCCGAAGGGGATTGTAGACCGGCTTTAAGAATCTCGTTGAGAATCTCCTTTGGTATGTCTTCATCAGAGAAGTTTCTCACTGAAGATCGTGACTTCAGCAGCTCAATGGCCTCGTTATCACTCATGTCATAACACCTCTGGGTTCACTAGATTAGGAGGTTTTTCCCCCTTTAATCCCTTGCTCAAATTCTCCGCACATATCTCTGCCATTTTCGATCTTGTAGCAAGTGTTGCACTTCCTACATGTGGGGCTAGAACAACGTTATTGAGCTGGAGTAGAGGATTGTCGTGTTTAATAGGTTCGTTGTGAAAAACATCTAGTCCAGCTGCGAAGAGATGTCTATTCTTCAAGGCATTGAAGAGAGCCGCTTCATCGACTACCTCCCCCCTTGAAGTGTTAATCAGAATTGCCCCCTCCTTCATCATGGCAAATTCCCTTTTGCCTATCATTCCTTTCGTTTCAGAGGTCAATGGAACATGCAGAGATATGATATCAGACTTCTCTAGAATCATATCTAGTTCTACTTTTTGTGTATCAAGTTCTTGTCTGATAGTCTCTGTACGTTCCGTTTCTGATCTGGTATGAAATAGTACATCCATAGAGAATCCTTTTGCTCTTCGTGCTACAGCAGTTCCAATCCTGCCAAGTCCGATGATGCCAAGGGTAGCACCTGTAATGTCCTTTCCGAGAAGCATCTTGGGTCCCCATGCAACTTTCCATTTTCTTTCTCTGACATATGCATCAGCTTCGACAACTCTCCTGGCTGCTGCCATAATGAGTGCCCAGGTAAAATCTGCAGTTGCATCGGTAAGAACCCCTGGTGTATTTGTAACCATGATTCCTTTGCTAGTAGCTGTTTTCACATCTATGTTGTCATATCCTACGGCATATTGCACTATGATTGACAACTCATCGAGTTCATTCAGTACTGCGGAATCTATTGGATCTGACAATAGCGTAACCAAACCATGACATCCCTGTGCCTTTTCGATAATCTCCTTCTTCGTTGGGGGGTGATCTGGTTTCCATACATCTGTTACGAATTCTTTTTTGATGCGTTCTAGCCCTGCGTCCGGAATCTCTCGTGTAACAAATACCATCTTGTTCAAGATATTTCTTGCCTCCTTAGTGATATGAAGCAATAGCCTTGCCCACACTGGGCTTTCTCATTCTTCCACGCCTAGGAGTTCTGATAAGTCCTCGGCCCGGTACAATATTTAGTGCGTTCATGTATTTGCTTATATGCAAAAAGAGAGTAAAGTAGAAATAGAAGAAAGTTTCCAAAATATGATGGAGAGAAAAAGCTGTGTCACTTGAGCTCCCCAAGAGTGCTATAGTCGTCCTTAATAAGTTGAGTAAAGAGGGCCCGATGACTCCTAAGGACATAAGCAAAGAGGTCGACCTGGCTCCGAGGACAGTTAGTTTTGCGTTGCGAAAACTGATGGGGAGAAAGCTTTGTCGTAAGATTCCGAACTTGCAGGATATGCGACAGCCATTGTATCTTGCCGACACCGATCGAGCAAAAGAGATACGGACAAAGTTCAATCATGTGTTCAGGCAGTTCTTACAATAGTTTTGTTCTACTGTAACTCGATGATACCCTCCCTTTGAGCAGGTCATAACTACATTTAACAAGCAGTACTAAGGCCATTTGCTATGAGTGAGCATAATGGCGCATGAAGGAATGAGTATTGCCTTAGTAGTTCTGGGGTTATTGCTGTTGATCATCTACTACTTTGGTCCACGAACTGAGGTTCGCGAAGTGAAACGACAAGAGGGCTTCATTATGTTGATACCTTCAGCCATAATTCTCTTTGTAATAGCGGCCATAGTTTTCAGCGGTATCATAGGCTAATTGAATTCTCTATCTACTAACCAGCACATGATTGCAGCCGCCATGAAATCAGCTGTTGTTCCAGGGTTGATTTCATCTGGAATATTCTTCTCTAAATAGGTGGTAGCTTCATCTAGCCTTTGATCCAAATCATACTTGAGTAGTGTCTTCTTTGCGTTTTCCTGTACCAGTTCGGCCATTTTCTTGCCATTCCTTCTCAAGATATGCCCATCCAGTTTCTGCGAGAGCAGCCAAATGAACACCTTGACGACAGCTTCCTCGATTGAATCGATTTCCTCCGCCTTCTTCAGAAGCTGGGGATATAGCCTCTCCAAGACCAATGGATATGCTTCACTTATCTCTCTGCATAACGGATCAACTGGTGCCGAAATCTCGAATAACTCAGTAAGCGTCAGATGATCTTCTC encodes:
- a CDS encoding S8 family serine peptidase; translation: MLFLPMVPAQSYEVQADFSEKHPKIEPELLQKMNSVPNEEKIPIVVKFPEGYSQREMSEFLHESDLEKIVIRHVFSLIPVVSLYAEKSAIKELASFPLIDRVDFDSKLQVTLGNEKIAVNNDGNLGYTHPDEILDTDSLIENGFNGTGIKVAVLDSGAQGDHPDLEDQLVGFKDFVSDSNQDDMEPSDGVDAYDDNGHGTACSWLVAGTGEMNGGNYTGMAPGAKLLIVKVLDADGAGEDSVIAQGIEFAVNSGSDVISLSLGGPMADISNEDPSMLAVESAIQEGVTVVIAAGNTGPAAYTINSPGVLEEAITVGSSADGTGVVAFSSRGPVNRQYAEPNGIFAKPDIIAPGLNVMSGRADSAGSFEYPIYNYSQYGSHYTQFSGTSASTPQIAGLVALLMSKYPYLRPIESKTAIMAGATDFDQDPMEQGWGLANVTRSDILLDSIDTFTLMTPRSYPTLPGSKKVLIVGEDREGQNVSVLSTDDRGNLNIQTYGNASQFVRVPESVNVQEGYSYFGISLSIPKDLPLSSIGDYSGELVLATPSNNITSIELDFSITSYGGKLMVDMAHHSAEDADDPSYYRYFTEYLKNQGILLSEFPSDSGSSTIDTGILSTTETFMIMDTETPYAEREIEAIHEFVENGGTLFILSEFYDSQTGSASFGIDYYNMILEPYGIQCEEFEIGRGPDDQTGEFYGEDYGGVVENDTLTEGVENLYVLSGSTLSINSSVAGAQGLFWYSSDKEHALIAKAEYGDGRVIAMSDGSTLYDNILYDAIRGGADNLRLLRNIAGSLIPERPRVFDIEFDVDQVGEITNIVTYVFDNDLEDVTMRISGPNDEVLEPEVSEELGYKFVASLNVTNGGFYEVSVTATDASGNTRIAKKIFLVPISSPEQKLTTIVTILFIAIVLVGLVYVAAVKFNVRDKLDSGWEIEVEEDEGPLIE
- a CDS encoding D-glycerate dehydrogenase; this encodes MVFVTREIPDAGLERIKKEFVTDVWKPDHPPTKKEIIEKAQGCHGLVTLLSDPIDSAVLNELDELSIIVQYAVGYDNIDVKTATSKGIMVTNTPGVLTDATADFTWALIMAAARRVVEADAYVRERKWKVAWGPKMLLGKDITGATLGIIGLGRIGTAVARRAKGFSMDVLFHTRSETERTETIRQELDTQKVELDMILEKSDIISLHVPLTSETKGMIGKREFAMMKEGAILINTSRGEVVDEAALFNALKNRHLFAAGLDVFHNEPIKHDNPLLQLNNVVLAPHVGSATLATRSKMAEICAENLSKGLKGEKPPNLVNPEVL
- a CDS encoding S8 family serine peptidase; amino-acid sequence: MKKKNIALVLFLVAAMSISMFYAPSAPAAQTEVNTPPEFSPEEVDEINDFYDVVNQPNFRPEVDPLLASWRETQELDSRVVEFNGKPSVLIFGTPAMDMDSIEEIAEVSWSADLRVFSVVKAYLPTTAALSHLVKIDGVTTVKADEAAMSLGNDLQKNLVKSEAPPAEVSPDMFEIREVVGATGTTASGFTGDGVVVGHLDTGADFGQPDLQDAYHEDSYDPTGYGLTLSNYHANSTNVANVTEWLAGGNLLTYEKGGKYYLNVAGWDPVVNNNGGGRHLMGLLPPYGNGYPYGSVVGFIGLYEWAYGLEGQGISEFIANEIWKDWEIPDPANVQGNYSFGWVFQQRQSPYTKAFAPTLVFNSTADDNYHLVVDWEGAEGWTAMWNGAIYYESLNLDTYADRAQIKALFDWSFVDDFEEETYHEGNLIVATDYTGDGIDDFSLGSLCWTLDPGFFADEPMFKYFRSDGDAFALYFDAGTHGTATAGHVAAQGTYEYYNTDNGTSFTMTGIAPDAKVLSVKAITSASEFGSYLWSCGFDYNATTGKFYYSGHHQADLVTNSWGWITEPFSEFDYLSMSWTILSVPDYLATGYPGVLHVFSAGNEGSGFMTGGPPGCSAGVLSVGASTTSHWLDYLYGPDQDLQGIASFTSKGPATSGYNKPDVVAPGLAGYSIMPWYGQYFYPYFYWGPYWSGTVPDYTLFSGTSQAAPVAAGVTALVIEALGDNTPGLVKTIIQSTADDMGYDPATQGFGQINAEAACDFVVNNAGWHTWNYDSFNNLAAILDGPWYKWGVLPQSYYGGVTVDNENETHPRDMPDGGLYFGQLMPGESATIGMNLYDDLGTMVTSPAVSTQGKYMREAGTFTFTNETFVYMDTVVDGEMMYGYYNLRDQLGDTDYNTVMSSSYMTVSVAFDGTEVAGAEPWMFLYDWYDHNNDGMPNLFNASYANVTELTRVTSASDPSNTNMMPAAVPTGTLGDTTDGNATLVIHDPVFDADPTAAGHNFTCSVTYWEEVNTGMITAVDDTTDTNTFNVTLTAPADAEPGIHQGYFEIDGGALRVPWSYMVVKNITAAEGDVNVITDGWGAELEPYDQAMYGCMGSDPDDWDFRTYAIHNPNENATHLGFRTVWGATGNAMHMSVYDSNGTLLAENGAEFATSTAVIADISDYGEGMFYLMVHPTALNGTVYMPVNYTMHVMWYEELTTQDLQLTWTSNDQTTPQTLEDGDVATGDHVVVNATYPEFNLPNLPEYEVTSIMSEFLSGLYETRTGDLVIPTSGYDPFSGAIELDEFAWEIVDGIKEGDTVKITGDFTNGDCDFMVWQYGTDNSTWTYGNNLMADDMATGDVPEKGQFTADFTGAIAIGIFDYDGQPGQYEVTVDTLAGDSATNPAGAMVTYDTYYLVKNGTFQVRISATTGTNINLEVMNDGITFNNFFAPDITDVSVTGSGAEKLIEWTPYDLNAGDEHEFEVLVSADGGTTYQLLAKELTVTNYTWDSTGFEELDTYKIQVRVVDNDPSINRTIYELPGGNWPGLTGRGFSDTFSAGTVTVTEPTETTTTTTPPGPGPVPIDPLILGLVAGIGAGVVVVLILFLVKRR
- a CDS encoding nitroreductase family protein, translated to MSDNEAIELLKSRSSVRNFSDEDIPKEILNEILKAGLQSPSAGNRQPWRIIVVKGNTKKRKLAEAAYGQRFVSQAPVTLVICAVPSESAQRYGQRGRELYSIQDTAALTYGVLLAAHFKGYAGCWVGAFDENTVSEVLDLSQEFRPVSIIPLGKGTPQTKTGRKPLSEVVIEVD